Genomic segment of Vampirovibrio chlorellavorus:
ACCTCGCCCGGAACCCGAGACCGAGGGGACGCCCGAGTTACCCCCTCCTCGCCAGAATCGGGAAACCGTAAAATCGGTGCCCCTCTCCAACGGTCGCAACCAGATTCAATGCCGATTGAAAACCCTGACCACCTTCAACGATGAAGGACAGGAGCAGTATCGCCTGACGTTGGAGTACAAAAACAGCGCCTTTTCCACGGAATCCTACCGCATTCTGGATCAGGCCTTCTACGAGCTGCATGCCAAACTGATTGGCCGAGGGCTGACCATTGTGACCTGCGGCAGTTGCGGCAACTTTTTTAACCCCACCGCCGATGTGCCCGGCGCCTTGAAAAATACCGCCGGGGTGTGCCTGTTTGACAAGACCGGAAAAGAAGTGAACCTCAATACCGACGCCGTTACGGTCGTAAGCCAGGCGTGTGATTACCACTGTCCGCTGGACCAACGGGAAAGCATCGTGCGCCAATGGAAAGAGAGTCTGACCGCCAGCCGGTCCAACTAAAACTAGGCCCCATCGACTGGACGGCCAAAGGCCAGCCCCTGCGTCTGGTGTTTTTATCGCTGGCCATGCTGGCCCCCTGGTTTTGGGTGTGGCTGGGATTGCATATTCTGAAGGATTACCGGCTGACCATCCTGATGTACGAAGTTCTGGGTTGCGGTTTGCCCATTTTATTAATACGCAACAAGCCCTTACCGCCCCTTTGGCCGTTTCGTTTCAAACGCCGCTGGATTTTCAGTGGCGCTATCGGGGTGAACCTGATTATTCTGGGTGTTTTCTGGCAGACCAACAGCTTTAACATGGACTGGGAGTGGTTCTATCAGCGTATGCAAACCACCCACCTGTTCATCAACACCGAATTCTGGCTGCTGGCCCTGTGCATTGTACTGCTCAATCCTTTTTTTGAAGAGATGTTCTGGCGGGGCATCATCTATCAGGAGCTAAAAGACTACACCACCCCACTCAAGGCCAACCTGATTTCCTCCTTCTTTTTTGGAGCCTGGCACTGGGTGGTCTTACAGGCTTACTGCACCCCGTTTTGGGCCCTCTGGCTGACGGTGGCCGTCATGCTGGGCGGTATTTTGTTTGCCTACACCTACGAGAAGAGCGGAACACTGGCCTCTGCCGTGATGCTACATGCCACCGGGGCCGATTTACCCATGGTGTATGTGGTGTATAGCTGTGTTACCCAGGCTGGACAGTGGATGCACCAAAATCCGTTTATGTGAGCGCCACCAAAAATTAAATTTTATAAAGCCAACCCTCAACTTTTCCGTGGGCCTGCCGAAATCATTCATAGTCAAAAAAAATCACCGGTTGGCATCCGTTTTCCACACAGTGTTTAAGGTCAAGCATCCAGGCCAATAAACGGATAGAGGGTTTCTAATTGTTCGTAAAAGTTCCATTGAATGAACTGGCTGGCGTAAACACGCTGGAATTTAACCTGTACACTATGACCGGTGAGCGGTTATATCCCGCTGGAACCATCCTGACGGATGACTTGCGGGGACATCTCAAACACGTCGGCGTCTACCGGGACAGTCAGGATCTCCCAAGGGCCACAGCCCCTGAATGGCCCGACCTTCCGGGTTTGGATCATTTCAACCACGAGGGACATATCTTTCAATTCGCGACGGGCTTAACCCCGGCGGAAGCTCAGGACGCCCAACAGGAAAACACGAGTGAGCCTTTGTTGAGTGAGGACATGACCCAGGCCTTTCTGGGGTCCATTGGGTACTTCTGGCAGCGCCTGCAAAAGGGGGCCACCCCCGATATCGCCCTGTGCGAAGTGGCCCGGGACAAGCTGATAGCCGAGGTCACCTCCCAGGTGGATCAGATTCAGTACCTCAGTCAGGTGCGGGTGCGGGACGAGTACACCTACTCCCACATTCTGGATGTGACGGCCCTGAGCATCGCCCTGGCCATCCGGGCCGGATTCGGCAAGGCGGAAGTCAGGGAGATTGCCCTGGCCGCCATTTTGCATGATTTGGGCAAGCTGATGATCCCCCGGAATATTATGTTTAAAACCGGACGCCTCAGCGAAAAAGAGTTTGAAGTCATGCAACTGCACCCCGGTCTGGGCTACAAGGTCATTAAAGAAGTGCTGCGCTTGCCGGAGCCTATTGCCCTGCCCGCCCTGCAACATCAGGAAATGTACGGCGGGGGCGGGTATCCGCTGGGGCTAAAGGGTGATGAGATTCATCCCTACTCGCATCTGGTGAAAATCGCCGATGTGTATGACGCCCTGACCTCCAAGCGCCCCTATAAGGAATCCATTCCCAGCAGCAAGGCCATTAAAATCATGTTGTCGGAAGGCGATAAAAGTTTCCACCCCGAACTGCTGGCCCAGTTCGTGCAACTGAGCAACTTCAAGGATTTCAGTCAGGACAGCCTGCCCCGACAGTGGGAAATGGCCTCCTAGAGAGGCCCGGAATGGAATCTTTCCACCACCTCCTGAATGCGGAGGACGCCGGGCCGCCTGCGGCAAGGTATACTGACTCTGCACCCGTGCAGCGTAGTTGGCCACCGGATCACAGCCGGATCGCTGCCGGATAAAACCCAGTTAACCAAATCGGCCAGTCAAACGGAGATTGAGGGCAGCATGACACCACCCAGCTGGGAGAGCATTCTCGGCGTAGCCAAACCCGCTGGCTGTAACCTGAAAGCGG
This window contains:
- a CDS encoding CPBP family intramembrane glutamic endopeptidase; this translates as MERESDRQPVQLKLGPIDWTAKGQPLRLVFLSLAMLAPWFWVWLGLHILKDYRLTILMYEVLGCGLPILLIRNKPLPPLWPFRFKRRWIFSGAIGVNLIILGVFWQTNSFNMDWEWFYQRMQTTHLFINTEFWLLALCIVLLNPFFEEMFWRGIIYQELKDYTTPLKANLISSFFFGAWHWVVLQAYCTPFWALWLTVAVMLGGILFAYTYEKSGTLASAVMLHATGADLPMVYVVYSCVTQAGQWMHQNPFM
- a CDS encoding HD-GYP domain-containing protein — its product is MFVKVPLNELAGVNTLEFNLYTMTGERLYPAGTILTDDLRGHLKHVGVYRDSQDLPRATAPEWPDLPGLDHFNHEGHIFQFATGLTPAEAQDAQQENTSEPLLSEDMTQAFLGSIGYFWQRLQKGATPDIALCEVARDKLIAEVTSQVDQIQYLSQVRVRDEYTYSHILDVTALSIALAIRAGFGKAEVREIALAAILHDLGKLMIPRNIMFKTGRLSEKEFEVMQLHPGLGYKVIKEVLRLPEPIALPALQHQEMYGGGGYPLGLKGDEIHPYSHLVKIADVYDALTSKRPYKESIPSSKAIKIMLSEGDKSFHPELLAQFVQLSNFKDFSQDSLPRQWEMAS